Proteins encoded in a region of the Pseudomonas putida genome:
- a CDS encoding riboflavin synthase, which translates to MYTGIVQAVRPLLDVTTYPGHNQFTIDLTPELLEALKIGASVSVEGTCLSVTEIDGSQVRFDAMTATLERTNLRNFKAGQGVNIERSAKMNAEVGGHLMAGHIATTAEIVELSIKETGAFIKFRMPPEWGKYVFARGFIGVNGCSLTVADVEDNVITINLIPETLRQTTFASYKAGELLNIEVDHQTMVLVDVVERTIKGTLAREKQLP; encoded by the coding sequence ATGTACACCGGCATCGTCCAGGCCGTCCGCCCTCTGCTTGATGTGACCACCTACCCGGGCCACAACCAGTTCACCATCGACCTCACCCCAGAACTGCTCGAAGCGCTGAAGATCGGCGCCAGCGTCAGCGTCGAAGGCACTTGCCTGTCGGTCACCGAAATCGACGGCAGCCAGGTCAGGTTCGACGCCATGACCGCTACCCTCGAACGCACCAACCTGCGTAACTTCAAGGCAGGCCAAGGGGTGAACATCGAACGTTCAGCGAAGATGAACGCCGAAGTTGGCGGCCACCTGATGGCTGGCCACATCGCCACCACTGCCGAAATCGTCGAGCTGTCGATCAAGGAAACCGGCGCCTTCATCAAGTTCCGCATGCCGCCGGAATGGGGCAAGTACGTGTTTGCGCGTGGTTTCATCGGGGTCAATGGCTGCAGCCTGACCGTCGCTGATGTGGAGGACAACGTCATCACCATCAACCTGATCCCGGAAACCCTGCGTCAGACCACCTTCGCCAGCTACAAGGCCGGCGAGCTGCTAAACATCGAGGTCGACCACCAGACCATGGTGCTGGTCGATGTGGTGGAGCGCACCATCAAAGGCACCCTGGCCCGCGAAAAACAGCTGCCTTGA
- a CDS encoding YoaK family protein, translated as MLPNALTARTAKRLRLQVLRGRVGLGLVAALSVLAGMTDAIGLLALGDFVSFMSGNTTRLAVAISEADLALVLRLSGAVLGFVAGNALGVLMARGLGRRAWPVLLVVAALLAFAAAWPLPATFPALLAATLAMGMINAVVEQVNGLPIGLTYVTGALSRFGRGLGRWLLGERRNGWRVQLVPWAGMLLGAALGAWLQQHLGLQALAGSCALACLLALVSRFIPRAWQRGYMPR; from the coding sequence ATGCTGCCTAACGCCCTCACCGCGCGCACGGCCAAGCGTTTACGCCTGCAAGTACTGCGTGGCCGCGTCGGCCTCGGCCTGGTCGCCGCGCTGTCGGTGCTGGCCGGCATGACCGATGCCATTGGCCTATTGGCACTGGGCGACTTCGTGTCGTTCATGAGTGGCAACACCACACGCCTGGCAGTGGCCATCAGTGAGGCAGATCTGGCCCTGGTGCTGCGCCTGAGTGGCGCAGTGCTGGGTTTTGTCGCGGGCAATGCATTGGGCGTGCTGATGGCGCGTGGTTTGGGCCGTCGGGCCTGGCCGGTGCTGCTGGTGGTTGCCGCACTGCTGGCGTTCGCGGCAGCGTGGCCATTGCCAGCCACCTTCCCGGCGCTGTTGGCCGCAACGCTGGCCATGGGCATGATCAATGCTGTGGTCGAACAGGTGAATGGCCTGCCCATCGGCCTGACCTACGTGACCGGCGCCCTGTCGCGTTTCGGCCGTGGCCTGGGGCGCTGGCTGCTGGGTGAGCGGCGCAACGGCTGGCGGGTGCAGCTGGTGCCTTGGGCCGGCATGCTGCTGGGGGCTGCGCTCGGCGCCTGGTTGCAACAACACCTGGGCCTGCAGGCCTTGGCCGGCAGTTGCGCGCTGGCCTGCCTGCTGGCCCTGGTGTCGCGGTTCATCCCGCGCGCCTGGCAGCGTGGCTACATGCCGCGCTGA
- the proP gene encoding glycine betaine/L-proline transporter ProP, whose translation MKPRKKSVQPIGLKDITIVDDAKMKKAITAAALGNAMEWFDFGVYGFVAYALGKVFFPNADPSVQMIAALATFSVPFLIRPLGGLFFGALGDKFGRQKILAATIVIMSLSTFAIGLIPSYASIGIWAPILLLLAKMAQGFSVGGEYTGASIFVAEYAPDRKRGFLGSWLDFGSIAGFVLGAGVVVLISTILGEEKFLEWGWRLPFFLALPLGIIGLYLRHALEETPAFQQHVDKLEQGDREGLASGPKVSFKEVATQHWRSLVTCIGVVIATNVTYYMLLTYMPSYLSHNLHYSEDHGVLIIIAIMVGMLFVQPMIGLLSDKFGRRPFIIVGSVGLFALAIPAFMLINSGVLGVIFAGLLIIAVLLNFFIGVMASTLPAMFPTHIRYSALAAAFNISVLIAGLTPTLAAWLVESTGDLYMPAYYLMVIAAIGLLTGLTMKETANKPLRGAAPAASDIEEARELLQEHHDNIEQKIEDIDAQIAELEAKRETLAQQHPRIE comes from the coding sequence ATGAAACCTCGCAAGAAAAGCGTCCAGCCAATCGGCCTGAAGGACATCACCATCGTCGACGACGCCAAGATGAAGAAGGCGATCACCGCCGCTGCGCTGGGTAACGCCATGGAGTGGTTCGACTTTGGCGTGTACGGCTTCGTCGCCTACGCCCTGGGCAAGGTGTTCTTCCCCAATGCCGACCCCAGCGTGCAGATGATCGCGGCCCTGGCCACCTTCTCGGTGCCGTTCCTGATCCGGCCATTGGGCGGGTTGTTCTTCGGCGCCTTGGGCGACAAGTTCGGGCGGCAGAAAATCCTCGCTGCGACCATCGTGATCATGTCGCTCAGCACCTTCGCCATCGGCCTTATACCGTCCTACGCCAGCATCGGCATCTGGGCGCCGATACTGTTGTTGCTGGCCAAGATGGCCCAGGGTTTTTCAGTGGGGGGCGAGTACACCGGTGCCTCGATCTTCGTTGCCGAATACGCCCCTGACCGCAAGCGCGGTTTTCTCGGTAGCTGGCTGGACTTCGGCTCGATTGCCGGGTTTGTGCTAGGTGCTGGAGTGGTGGTGCTGATATCCACCATTCTCGGTGAAGAGAAGTTCCTTGAATGGGGCTGGCGGCTGCCGTTCTTCCTGGCCCTGCCGCTGGGCATCATCGGCCTTTACCTGCGCCATGCGCTGGAAGAGACACCCGCGTTTCAGCAGCATGTCGACAAGCTGGAGCAGGGCGACCGTGAAGGCCTGGCTTCTGGGCCCAAGGTGTCGTTCAAGGAGGTGGCTACCCAGCACTGGCGCAGCCTGGTGACCTGCATTGGTGTGGTAATCGCCACCAACGTCACTTACTACATGCTGCTCACCTACATGCCCAGCTACCTGTCGCACAACCTGCACTACAGCGAAGACCATGGTGTGCTGATCATCATCGCGATCATGGTCGGCATGCTGTTCGTGCAGCCGATGATCGGCCTGCTCAGCGACAAGTTTGGCCGTCGGCCATTCATCATCGTTGGCAGTGTTGGCCTGTTCGCCCTGGCCATTCCGGCATTCATGTTGATCAACAGCGGCGTGCTGGGGGTGATTTTCGCCGGGCTGCTGATCATTGCTGTGCTGCTGAACTTTTTCATCGGCGTGATGGCCTCCACGTTGCCAGCGATGTTCCCTACGCACATCCGCTACAGCGCCCTTGCCGCTGCATTCAACATTTCGGTGCTGATAGCCGGGCTTACCCCGACCCTCGCCGCCTGGCTGGTGGAGAGTACCGGCGACCTCTACATGCCGGCCTACTACCTGATGGTAATCGCCGCCATTGGCCTGCTGACCGGCCTGACCATGAAGGAAACCGCCAACAAGCCGCTGCGCGGCGCAGCGCCGGCGGCATCGGACATCGAGGAAGCGCGTGAGCTGCTGCAGGAGCACCACGACAACATCGAGCAGAAGATCGAGGACATCGATGCGCAAATCGCCGAACTGGAAGCCAAGCGCGAGACGCTGGCCCAGCAGCACCCGCGCATCGAATGA
- the hemB gene encoding porphobilinogen synthase encodes MSNQFPSVRPRRLRQNESLRTIFQETEFRLEDLILPIFVEEGIDDFVPITSMPGVNRIPEKLLAQEIERYARAGIKSVMTFGVSHHLDATGSDTWNENGLVARMSRICKDTVPEMVVMSDTCFCEYTSHGHCGVLHDHGVDNDATLANLGKQAVIAAAAGADFIAPSAAMDGQVQAIRSALDGAGFHDTAIMAYSTKFASSLYGPFREAGGTALKGDRKSYQMNPMNRREAVRESLLDEQEGADVLMVKPAGAYLDVIADIRAASRLPLAAYQVSGEYAMIKFGGLAGAIDEGRVVRESIGAIKRAGADLILTYFAMDLAREGI; translated from the coding sequence ATGTCCAACCAATTCCCGTCCGTTCGTCCCCGCCGCCTGCGCCAGAACGAGTCCCTGCGCACGATCTTCCAGGAAACCGAGTTCCGCCTGGAAGACCTGATCCTGCCGATCTTCGTCGAGGAGGGTATCGATGATTTCGTGCCGATCACCAGCATGCCCGGTGTCAACCGCATCCCCGAGAAGCTGCTGGCCCAGGAAATCGAGCGCTATGCCCGTGCCGGTATCAAGTCGGTGATGACCTTTGGCGTCTCGCACCACCTGGACGCCACTGGTAGCGACACCTGGAACGAAAACGGCCTGGTCGCGCGCATGTCGCGCATCTGCAAGGACACCGTGCCGGAAATGGTGGTGATGTCCGACACCTGCTTCTGCGAATACACCAGCCACGGCCACTGCGGTGTGCTGCATGACCACGGTGTGGACAACGACGCCACCCTGGCCAACCTGGGCAAGCAGGCGGTCATCGCGGCGGCGGCGGGTGCCGACTTTATCGCCCCGTCGGCGGCGATGGACGGCCAGGTACAGGCTATCCGCAGCGCGCTGGATGGTGCCGGTTTCCACGACACTGCGATCATGGCCTACTCGACCAAGTTCGCCTCGTCGCTGTATGGCCCGTTCCGCGAGGCCGGCGGCACTGCGCTGAAAGGTGACCGCAAGAGCTACCAGATGAACCCGATGAACCGCCGCGAAGCGGTGCGCGAGTCGCTGCTCGACGAGCAGGAAGGTGCGGATGTGCTGATGGTCAAGCCGGCCGGTGCCTACCTTGACGTGATCGCCGACATTCGCGCAGCCTCGCGCCTGCCGCTGGCGGCGTACCAGGTGAGTGGCGAGTACGCGATGATCAAGTTTGGCGGCCTGGCCGGCGCCATCGATGAAGGCCGGGTGGTGCGTGAAAGCATCGGCGCGATCAAGCGTGCCGGTGCCGACTTGATCCTGACTTACTTCGCCATGGACCTGGCCCGCGAAGGTATCTGA
- a CDS encoding PA4780 family RIO1-like protein kinase, which translates to MKTPKRIEPLIEDGLVDEVLRPLMSGKEAAVYVVRCGSQVRCAKVYKEANKRSFRQAAEYQEGRKVRNSRQARAMAKGSKFGRKEAEDAWQNAEVAALFRLAGAGVRVPKPYDFQDGVLLMELVTDADGDAAPRLNDVHLEAEDARVFHAFVIRQIVLMLCAGLVHGDLSEFNVLLGPDGPVIIDLPQAVDAAANNHAFSMLQRDVDNMAHYFGRFAPELKSTRYAQEMWALYEAGKLLPDSPLTGVFEDDEHEADVTGVMREIDAARMDDARRRAARAEAEHGPAKAEEPTPPWLQ; encoded by the coding sequence ATGAAGACACCTAAAAGAATCGAACCCCTGATCGAAGACGGCCTGGTCGACGAAGTACTACGGCCGTTGATGAGTGGCAAGGAAGCCGCTGTGTATGTGGTGCGCTGCGGCAGCCAGGTGCGCTGCGCCAAGGTTTACAAAGAAGCCAACAAGCGCAGTTTCCGCCAGGCCGCCGAGTACCAGGAAGGCCGCAAGGTGCGTAACAGCCGCCAGGCACGCGCGATGGCCAAGGGCAGCAAGTTCGGCCGTAAAGAAGCCGAAGATGCCTGGCAGAACGCTGAAGTGGCGGCGCTGTTCCGTTTGGCCGGCGCTGGTGTAAGGGTACCCAAGCCCTACGACTTCCAGGACGGCGTGCTGTTGATGGAGCTGGTGACCGATGCCGATGGCGATGCGGCCCCGCGCCTGAACGATGTGCACCTTGAAGCCGAAGATGCCCGCGTATTCCATGCCTTTGTCATTCGTCAGATCGTGCTGATGCTGTGTGCCGGGCTGGTGCATGGCGACCTGTCCGAGTTCAACGTGCTGCTTGGCCCGGACGGGCCGGTGATCATCGACTTGCCGCAGGCAGTGGATGCGGCGGCCAACAACCATGCCTTCAGCATGCTGCAGCGCGACGTGGACAACATGGCCCATTATTTCGGGCGCTTTGCCCCGGAGCTGAAAAGCACCCGCTATGCGCAGGAAATGTGGGCGTTGTACGAGGCCGGCAAATTGCTCCCTGACAGCCCGCTGACTGGGGTGTTCGAGGATGACGAGCACGAGGCTGACGTGACCGGGGTAATGCGGGAGATCGACGCCGCCCGGATGGATGACGCCCGCCGTCGTGCGGCGCGCGCCGAGGCGGAGCATGGGCCGGCCAAGGCAGAGGAGCCGACGCCGCCCTGGCTGCAGTAA
- the lhgO gene encoding L-2-hydroxyglutarate oxidase: MYDFIIIGGGIVGMSTAMHLIKVYPDAKILLLEKESGPARHQTGHNSGVIHAGVYYTPGSLKARFCLEGNKATKAFCTQHGIRFDECGKLLVATNDLEMQRMKALWERTAANGLERYWLSADELREREPNIVGMGGIFVPSSGIVNYAEVTAAMGAEFQRAGGEIRYGAEVVGLQEQASEVIVRTQRDEFRSRFLVTCSGLMADRVVSMLGLRTEFVICPFRGEYYLLPKQHNQIVNHLIYPIPDPSMPFLGVHLTRMIDGTVTVGPNAVLAMKREGYRKTDVSPSDLFQTLTTPGILKVLAKNFRPGLIEMKNSLFKGGYLKQVQKYCPSITKADLTPYPAGVRAQAVSRDGKLIDDFLFVNTARSVNVCNAPSPAATSAIPIGAYIVEKVCEQVSLQGGSFPKADLAANQRAAS; this comes from the coding sequence GTGTACGATTTCATCATTATTGGCGGTGGCATTGTGGGCATGTCCACGGCCATGCACCTGATCAAGGTCTACCCGGACGCAAAGATTCTCCTGCTGGAGAAAGAGTCTGGCCCGGCCCGCCACCAGACCGGCCACAACAGCGGCGTGATCCACGCCGGTGTGTATTACACCCCCGGCAGCCTCAAGGCGCGCTTCTGCCTGGAAGGCAACAAGGCCACCAAAGCCTTCTGCACCCAGCACGGCATCCGCTTCGATGAGTGCGGCAAGCTGCTGGTAGCCACGAACGACCTGGAAATGCAGCGCATGAAGGCGCTGTGGGAGCGTACTGCGGCCAATGGCCTGGAACGCTACTGGCTGTCGGCTGACGAATTGCGCGAGCGCGAGCCCAACATCGTTGGCATGGGTGGCATCTTCGTGCCGTCCAGTGGCATCGTCAATTACGCTGAAGTCACTGCTGCCATGGGCGCCGAATTCCAACGTGCCGGCGGTGAAATCCGCTATGGCGCCGAGGTGGTCGGCCTGCAGGAGCAGGCCAGTGAAGTGATCGTGCGCACTCAGCGCGACGAGTTCCGCAGCCGTTTCCTGGTGACTTGCTCGGGCCTGATGGCCGACCGAGTGGTGAGCATGCTGGGCCTGCGCACCGAGTTCGTAATCTGCCCGTTCCGTGGCGAGTACTACCTGCTGCCCAAACAGCACAACCAGATCGTCAACCACCTGATCTACCCGATCCCCGACCCGTCGATGCCTTTCCTGGGTGTGCACTTGACCCGCATGATCGACGGCACCGTCACCGTTGGCCCCAATGCTGTACTGGCGATGAAACGCGAGGGCTACCGCAAGACCGACGTCAGCCCCAGTGACTTGTTCCAGACCCTGACCACCCCTGGCATCCTCAAGGTGCTGGCGAAGAACTTCCGCCCGGGCCTGATCGAGATGAAGAACTCGTTGTTCAAGGGCGGGTACCTCAAGCAAGTACAGAAATACTGCCCGAGCATCACCAAGGCCGACCTCACGCCTTACCCGGCTGGTGTGCGTGCCCAGGCAGTATCGCGTGATGGCAAGCTGATCGACGACTTCCTGTTCGTCAACACCGCGCGCAGCGTCAACGTGTGCAACGCACCGTCGCCAGCTGCCACCTCGGCTATCCCGATCGGCGCCTATATCGTCGAGAAAGTTTGCGAGCAGGTCAGCCTCCAGGGCGGCAGCTTCCCCAAAGCAGACCTGGCTGCCAACCAGCGGGCGGCTAGCTGA
- the glaH gene encoding glutarate dioxygenase GlaH, with protein sequence MNAFTQIDELVMPLPLEPQGYTIAPSKQSPRLLELTFARETVEAFVQAVAQWPVQALEYKSFLRFRVGEILDELCQGTLRPVLLNTILDRASGGMLITPVGLDDVSQAEDMVKFTTACAHLIGRSNYDAMSGQFYARFVVVNSDNSDSYLRQPHRVMELHNDGTFVNQITDYVLMLKIDEKNMEGGNSLLLHLDDWEQCDEFFRHPMARREMRWTAPPSKKVAEDVFHSVFDTDAEGRPTMRYIDQFVQPENYEEGIWLNALSDSLEGSEKKVSVPVGVGSFLLINNLFWLHGRDRFTPHEGLRRELMRQRGYVAFPKPLYQRGQ encoded by the coding sequence ATGAACGCCTTTACGCAGATCGACGAACTTGTCATGCCGCTGCCGCTCGAACCGCAGGGCTACACCATTGCCCCCTCGAAACAGTCGCCGCGCCTGCTGGAACTGACCTTTGCCCGGGAAACCGTCGAAGCGTTCGTGCAGGCGGTTGCCCAATGGCCGGTACAGGCACTGGAGTACAAGTCGTTCCTGCGTTTTCGTGTAGGCGAAATCCTTGACGAGTTGTGCCAGGGCACCTTGCGCCCGGTGTTGCTCAACACCATCCTCGACCGCGCCAGCGGCGGCATGCTGATTACCCCTGTCGGCCTGGACGACGTGAGCCAGGCCGAGGACATGGTCAAGTTCACCACCGCTTGTGCACACCTGATCGGCCGTTCCAACTACGACGCCATGAGTGGCCAGTTCTACGCGCGCTTCGTGGTGGTCAACAGCGATAACTCCGACAGCTATCTGCGCCAGCCGCACCGGGTCATGGAACTGCACAACGACGGCACGTTCGTGAACCAGATCACCGACTACGTGCTGATGCTGAAAATCGACGAAAAGAACATGGAAGGCGGCAACTCGCTGCTGCTGCACCTGGACGACTGGGAGCAGTGCGACGAATTCTTCCGTCACCCGATGGCACGCCGCGAAATGCGTTGGACCGCACCGCCGAGCAAGAAGGTGGCCGAAGATGTGTTCCACTCGGTATTCGACACCGATGCCGAAGGCCGCCCGACCATGCGCTACATTGACCAGTTCGTGCAGCCGGAAAACTACGAGGAAGGCATCTGGCTGAACGCCTTGTCCGATTCGTTGGAAGGCAGCGAGAAGAAGGTTTCGGTACCGGTGGGGGTGGGCAGCTTCCTGCTGATCAACAACCTGTTCTGGCTGCATGGCCGCGACCGCTTCACCCCGCACGAGGGGCTGCGCCGCGAACTGATGCGCCAGCGTGGTTACGTCGCTTTCCCTAAACCGCTGTACCAGCGCGGGCAATAA
- the csiR gene encoding DNA-binding transcriptional regulator CsiR, translating to MEALAPRQNSAFSGYERLKKDIIRGVFKPGEKLLMSALKERYDLGVGPLREALSQLVAEHLVNAISQKGYRVAPMSLDEMNDIYDARANLEAMIIALAIERGDDAWEASVLAHSHTLAKVVEVKTREQRLDVWDERHKAFHTAIASGCGSKHLLQARTYLFDQAERYRHLWLTQTVFSEQALELKRQEHAALVEVILARDAKRASAMMRSHLMTPVPIIAQIMHAEGIGAR from the coding sequence TTGGAAGCGCTCGCCCCCCGACAAAACTCAGCATTCAGCGGGTATGAGAGGCTCAAGAAGGACATCATCCGCGGCGTGTTCAAACCCGGTGAAAAACTGTTGATGAGCGCCCTCAAGGAACGCTACGACCTGGGCGTGGGCCCGCTGCGCGAAGCACTGTCACAACTGGTGGCAGAGCACCTGGTCAACGCGATAAGCCAGAAAGGCTACCGGGTGGCGCCCATGTCGCTGGACGAGATGAACGACATCTATGATGCCCGCGCCAACCTGGAAGCGATGATCATCGCCCTGGCCATCGAACGCGGCGACGACGCCTGGGAGGCCTCGGTGCTGGCCCACTCGCACACCCTGGCCAAAGTGGTGGAGGTGAAAACCCGTGAACAGCGCCTGGACGTGTGGGACGAACGGCACAAGGCGTTCCATACCGCCATCGCCTCGGGCTGCGGCTCCAAGCACCTGCTGCAAGCGCGCACCTACCTGTTCGACCAGGCCGAACGCTACCGCCATCTGTGGCTGACGCAGACGGTGTTTTCCGAGCAGGCGCTGGAGCTCAAGCGCCAGGAGCATGCAGCGCTGGTCGAGGTGATTCTCGCCCGTGATGCCAAGCGCGCCAGCGCCATGATGCGCTCGCACCTGATGACCCCGGTGCCGATCATTGCGCAGATCATGCATGCTGAAGGTATCGGCGCACGCTAG
- a CDS encoding response regulator transcription factor, with protein MPRVLTIEDDAVTGQEIVAELTSHGLEVDWADNGREGLAKAIAGGYDLITLDRMLPEVDGLTIVTTLRSLKIATPILMISALSDVDERVRGLRAGGDDYLTKPFASDEMAARVEVLLRRNSVPMTQTRLQVADLQLDLISHEARRGDNTLNLLPTEYKLLEYLMRHSGQVITRMMIFEEVWGYHFDPGTNLIDVHIGRLRKKIDSPGQSPLIRTVRGSGYAIAEPV; from the coding sequence ATGCCTCGCGTACTGACCATCGAAGACGACGCCGTCACCGGCCAGGAAATCGTCGCCGAACTTACCAGCCACGGCCTGGAGGTGGATTGGGCCGACAATGGCCGTGAGGGCCTGGCCAAGGCCATTGCCGGCGGCTACGACCTGATCACCCTGGACCGCATGCTGCCCGAGGTCGATGGCCTGACCATCGTCACCACCCTGCGCAGCCTCAAGATCGCCACGCCGATCCTGATGATCAGCGCCCTCTCCGACGTCGATGAGCGGGTGCGCGGCCTGCGTGCCGGCGGTGACGACTACCTGACCAAACCGTTCGCCTCCGACGAGATGGCCGCGCGGGTCGAGGTGTTGCTGCGCCGCAACAGCGTGCCCATGACCCAGACCCGCCTGCAGGTCGCCGACCTGCAACTGGACCTGATCAGCCACGAAGCGCGTCGCGGTGACAACACGCTGAACCTGCTGCCCACCGAGTACAAGCTACTGGAATACCTGATGCGCCACAGCGGCCAGGTAATCACGCGGATGATGATTTTCGAGGAAGTCTGGGGCTACCACTTCGACCCGGGCACCAACCTGATCGACGTGCACATCGGCCGCCTGCGCAAGAAAATCGACTCCCCCGGCCAATCGCCGCTGATCCGTACGGTACGGGGCTCCGGCTATGCCATTGCTGAACCCGTCTAA